ATCTCCGTCACCGCGGCCCCCGGAGCGTAGTAAGCCCCGCCGAACTTCAGGAGGTTCACGATCTCGGCCCCTCCGTCTCGCGTCCGCTGAACGATGGCGCCGATCCGCTCCTTCGAGAGCAGCTCGGTGATCGGGATCCCGGCCACGGTGGAGTAGCGGGGCAGCGGCACCATGGTGTCGCCGTGACCGCCCAGGACGAAGGCGGTCACGTTCTCGACGGACACGCCGAGCTCGAGCGCGATGAAAGTCCTGAAGCGCGCCGAATCCAGGATCCCCGCCATCCCCATCACGCGCTGGGTGGGGAAGCCCGAGACCTTCCAGGCGACCTGCACCATGGCGTCGAGCGGGTTCGTGACCATGATGAGGATCGAGTTGGGCGACCGCGTGACGACCTGGCCCGTGACCTGCCGGATCACCTCGGCGTTCTTGAAGAGGAGGTCGTCGCGGGTCATCCCGGGCTTCCGGGGAAAGCCGGCGGTCACGACCACGATG
This genomic interval from Candidatus Rokuibacteriota bacterium contains the following:
- the mdh gene encoding malate dehydrogenase, whose protein sequence is MRPKVTVVGAGNVGASVAQYTVEKELADVVLVDVIEGVPQGKALDLFEAGPIHRYDCRLVGFNGYDETGDSDIVVVTAGFPRKPGMTRDDLLFKNAEVIRQVTGQVVTRSPNSILIMVTNPLDAMVQVAWKVSGFPTQRVMGMAGILDSARFRTFIALELGVSVENVTAFVLGGHGDTMVPLPRYSTVAGIPITELLSKERIGAIVQRTRDGGAEIVNLLKFGGAYYAPGAAVTEMIEAILKDKKKILPCAAYLDGQYGVKGLYVGVPVTLGRSGVEQVIEIKLTPEEQAAFQKSAAAVRELVDKLKL